From Anaerohalosphaera lusitana, one genomic window encodes:
- the def gene encoding peptide deformylase encodes MVDVQSCELTKYPAGVLGEKAKPVEEINDNIRQLAEKMVDIMIESKGVGLAGPQAGVNLRIFVASEDGTRDKSKVYINPEIELSGKVIADEEGCLSLPGIYAKMRRYEKATVTATDLQGNRFTETGEGLKARIFQHECDHLDGTMIKDKLNRVQMISAKKKLKRLEEDYSE; translated from the coding sequence ATGGTTGACGTGCAGAGCTGTGAGTTAACGAAATATCCGGCAGGCGTACTGGGCGAGAAGGCCAAGCCGGTCGAGGAGATTAACGATAACATCCGCCAGCTTGCCGAGAAGATGGTCGACATCATGATCGAGAGCAAGGGCGTCGGGCTGGCCGGTCCGCAGGCGGGTGTGAATCTGCGTATATTCGTGGCGAGCGAGGACGGTACGCGGGACAAGTCGAAGGTCTATATCAATCCGGAGATCGAGCTTTCGGGCAAGGTGATCGCGGATGAGGAGGGCTGTCTGTCGCTGCCGGGGATATATGCTAAGATGCGGCGGTACGAAAAGGCGACCGTGACCGCGACGGACCTGCAGGGCAACAGATTCACCGAGACGGGCGAGGGGCTCAAGGCGAGGATATTCCAGCATGAGTGTGATCACCTGGACGGGACGATGATCAAGGACAAGCTCAACCGCGTGCAGATGA